A stretch of the Asticcacaulis sp. ZE23SCel15 genome encodes the following:
- a CDS encoding putative porin: protein MSLRTSLFAGSALLLSLAVTTPALAQSSDVGIEILQLLVDEGVIPHAKAQEILTKARQADAAKREAEAAKTTSTTIDVAYVPETVRAQIKAEVKQEVVAQAKSEGWVAPNTLPDWVDSIKISGDFRARFQNEDFPTSVITNGIVVEGNPPVFPNAAAINRAGGVNIADGFPLLNSTIDRRRSNYRARLKFEADINDKVSVGLRLASGNDNNPVSTNTSFGDYFSKDEIWIDQAYVNVKPIKGLTLTAGRMPNPFYSTDLVWDTDINLEGLAISADHGFNDSFKIFGTAAVLPLQEREIYDDSYLYAAQAGVGGTFASQFGYKAALSYYDFSNIQSTVNAPNSRLTDWSAPKYLSKGNSLVNLRTDGTTFLAGLASKYELMAFTGHLTYGTGPRQYRLSGEVVKNQGHDTAELLALGLQNSGDTGYQIRFDAGYPVITERNQWRVAAAFKHVEADAVLDVFTNSDFGLGGTDSEGYILEGEYGVYKNSSVSATWLSSDSIDGLPFSVDVLQLNFNTRF from the coding sequence ATGTCTCTTCGTACCTCCCTTTTTGCCGGCAGCGCCTTGCTCCTGTCGCTGGCGGTCACCACACCGGCTCTGGCGCAGTCCAGCGATGTCGGCATTGAAATCCTGCAATTGCTGGTCGATGAGGGAGTTATTCCTCATGCCAAGGCTCAGGAGATCCTGACCAAGGCCCGTCAGGCCGATGCCGCCAAGCGTGAGGCTGAGGCCGCCAAGACCACCTCCACGACCATTGACGTGGCTTATGTGCCGGAAACCGTACGGGCGCAGATCAAGGCTGAGGTCAAGCAAGAGGTTGTGGCACAAGCCAAGTCCGAGGGCTGGGTCGCGCCGAACACCCTGCCGGACTGGGTGGACAGCATTAAGATCAGCGGCGACTTCCGCGCCCGTTTCCAGAACGAAGACTTCCCGACCTCGGTCATCACAAACGGTATCGTGGTCGAAGGCAACCCGCCGGTGTTCCCGAACGCCGCCGCCATCAACCGGGCCGGTGGCGTCAATATCGCTGACGGCTTCCCCTTGCTGAACTCAACCATCGATCGCCGCCGTTCCAACTACCGCGCCCGCCTCAAGTTCGAGGCTGATATCAATGATAAGGTGTCGGTGGGTTTACGTCTGGCGTCGGGTAATGACAACAACCCGGTGAGCACCAACACCAGCTTTGGCGACTACTTCTCCAAAGATGAGATCTGGATCGATCAGGCCTATGTCAATGTCAAGCCGATCAAGGGCCTGACCCTGACGGCGGGCCGGATGCCTAATCCATTTTATTCGACCGATCTGGTTTGGGATACGGACATCAATCTTGAAGGTCTGGCGATCTCGGCCGACCATGGGTTCAACGACAGCTTTAAGATTTTCGGCACGGCGGCGGTTCTGCCGTTGCAGGAACGCGAAATCTACGACGACAGCTATCTCTATGCCGCTCAGGCCGGGGTCGGCGGTACGTTTGCCAGCCAGTTCGGATATAAGGCCGCGCTCAGCTATTACGACTTCAGCAATATCCAGAGCACGGTCAATGCGCCAAACTCGCGCCTGACCGACTGGTCCGCGCCGAAGTACCTGTCCAAGGGCAACTCACTGGTCAATCTGCGTACCGATGGCACGACTTTCCTCGCGGGTCTGGCCTCCAAATATGAACTGATGGCGTTTACCGGTCACCTCACTTACGGCACGGGCCCACGTCAGTACCGCCTCTCCGGCGAAGTGGTCAAAAACCAGGGTCACGACACGGCGGAACTGCTGGCCCTGGGCCTGCAGAACTCCGGCGATACTGGCTATCAGATCCGCTTTGACGCCGGTTATCCGGTGATCACCGAGCGTAACCAGTGGCGGGTGGCGGCAGCCTTCAAGCATGTCGAAGCCGATGCGGTTCTGGACGTGTTTACCAACTCCGACTTCGGCCTCGGCGGCACCGACAGCGAAGGCTACATCCTTGAAGGGGAATACGGTGTCTACAAAAACTCAAGCGTGAGCGCGACCTGGTTGTCGTCGGACTCGATCGACGGCCTGCCGTTCTCGGTCGATGTCCTGCAACTCAACTTCAACACCCGTTTTTAA
- a CDS encoding energy transducer TonB, producing MIEPPKFRLRDNVPVILLGVIVAAALLLAGWWLWPKGEAVRTERVIQEIALATPPPPPEPPKPEEKVIEEPEEVAPVEQPSPQPPSPTPSETPSDAPPSPSTEAAGLDRLADAGSDSFRLSSGKGGGLFGRGGGGGGGDWDAAVALHITRALQRDPRTRSAKGSVKVAVTIDAKGQFTSARLLSSTGDPELDAHIRAVLSEIGPMSRGRPPGVNGSLNFTINLKRSAG from the coding sequence ATGATTGAACCTCCCAAGTTCAGGCTGCGGGACAACGTGCCGGTGATCCTGCTGGGCGTGATCGTGGCTGCCGCCCTGCTTCTGGCAGGCTGGTGGCTGTGGCCCAAGGGTGAGGCTGTGCGCACGGAGCGGGTGATCCAGGAAATTGCCCTGGCCACCCCGCCGCCGCCGCCGGAGCCCCCCAAGCCGGAAGAAAAGGTTATCGAAGAACCTGAGGAAGTTGCGCCGGTTGAGCAGCCTTCGCCGCAACCGCCGTCGCCCACGCCATCTGAAACTCCATCGGACGCACCACCGTCACCTTCCACAGAAGCCGCCGGTCTCGACCGGCTGGCGGATGCGGGATCTGACAGTTTCCGCCTAAGCTCCGGCAAAGGCGGGGGATTGTTCGGTCGCGGGGGCGGCGGGGGCGGCGGTGACTGGGATGCGGCGGTGGCGCTGCATATCACCCGGGCTCTGCAACGCGATCCGCGTACCCGCAGTGCCAAGGGCAGTGTCAAGGTGGCGGTCACTATCGATGCAAAGGGCCAGTTCACCTCAGCGCGTTTGTTATCCAGTACGGGCGATCCGGAGCTTGATGCGCATATCCGCGCCGTCCTGTCCGAGATCGGTCCCATGAGCCGTGGGCGTCCGCCCGGTGTGAACGGCTCGCTTAACTTCACTATCAATCTGAAACGATCCGCCGGTTAA
- a CDS encoding biopolymer transporter ExbD, with amino-acid sequence MKLQSKRKPYDDINITPMVDLTFVLLVIFILMTTAAIQGVKVNLPKASSSVSLAQPTTKAITVDSAGQIYLDTFPVTLDELESELRTLKSATPEFPVVIKGDRVSQYGRIMEVLDVCGRVGITQIGLVSERVRSS; translated from the coding sequence ATGAAACTTCAATCCAAGCGTAAACCCTACGATGATATCAACATTACGCCGATGGTCGACCTGACCTTCGTGCTGCTGGTGATCTTCATCCTGATGACGACGGCAGCCATTCAGGGCGTCAAGGTCAACCTGCCTAAGGCGTCAAGCTCGGTCAGTCTGGCCCAGCCGACCACCAAGGCCATCACGGTCGACAGTGCGGGCCAGATCTATCTCGACACCTTTCCGGTGACCCTGGATGAGCTGGAATCCGAGTTGCGCACGCTGAAGTCTGCCACGCCTGAGTTTCCTGTGGTCATCAAGGGGGACCGTGTCTCCCAGTATGGCCGCATCATGGAAGTTCTGGATGTGTGCGGTCGTGTCGGCATCACCCAGATCGGTCTGGTCAGCGAACGCGTACGGAGTTCGTAA